One genomic region from Myxococcus xanthus encodes:
- a CDS encoding phage baseplate assembly protein V, translated as AWPLGTSGGGAKDTGFFAVPEVGAEVAVFFNQGDVDAPYYLSAHWGRPGGQSEVPEEAQVSPPDNRVLATPTFRVELDESAGHRKLKLTNRKTGDCLTFDAEENTVTLEATTALTLRAVGAISLEAAQVTIAGRVVRPIAEPI; from the coding sequence GCCTGGCCTCTGGGCACCTCCGGCGGTGGCGCCAAGGACACGGGCTTCTTCGCCGTCCCCGAGGTGGGCGCAGAGGTCGCTGTCTTCTTCAACCAGGGCGACGTCGACGCCCCCTACTACCTCAGCGCGCACTGGGGGCGGCCCGGCGGTCAGAGCGAGGTGCCCGAAGAAGCCCAGGTGTCTCCGCCCGACAACCGCGTCCTCGCCACGCCCACCTTCCGCGTCGAGTTGGACGAGTCCGCAGGCCACCGCAAGCTGAAGCTCACCAACCGGAAGACGGGCGACTGCCTCACCTTCGACGCAGAGGAGAACACCGTCACCCTGGAGGCCACCACCGCCCTCACCCTGCGCGCGGTGGGAGCTATCTCTCTGGAAGCGGCCCAAGTCACCATCGCTGGCCGCGTAGTGCGCCCCATCGCCGAGCCGATTTGA